One window from the genome of Bacteroidota bacterium encodes:
- the gnd gene encoding decarboxylating 6-phosphogluconate dehydrogenase — translation MKKIIGIIGLGKMGSNLGMNALEKGYEVVGFDKYLKNDDNKTGINIKSNLSELVLSLPSPKIIFTYIPAGKAIDQLLNEISLLLQSEDIIIDGGNSYWGDSIRRAASLSEKGIHFLDCGTSGGVSGAREGVCFMVGGDKKAVKKVSPILKDLAVVNGYIYTGSSGSGHFVKLVHNGIEFGMLQAIGEGMALLKNFREELNISEILGVWGHGSVIRSWLIDLMKQVYDDKKSFDSVPSYIEDTGEVNWLVADALRMEIPIPVIAQSVMQLFASREKVHISDKAIAMMRNGFGGHPFGEDNGIKYERKFGKVSNSDQYLYEEIK, via the coding sequence ATGAAAAAAATAATTGGAATAATCGGTTTAGGAAAAATGGGAAGTAATCTTGGCATGAATGCCTTAGAAAAAGGCTACGAGGTCGTGGGCTTCGATAAATATCTTAAAAACGATGATAATAAAACCGGAATTAATATTAAATCAAATTTATCTGAATTGGTATTATCCCTACCCTCGCCAAAAATAATTTTTACATATATCCCTGCGGGAAAAGCTATTGATCAACTACTCAATGAAATTTCTTTACTGCTTCAATCTGAAGATATAATTATAGATGGTGGAAATTCATATTGGGGCGATTCTATTCGTCGTGCTGCTTCGCTCAGTGAAAAAGGAATTCACTTTCTTGACTGCGGTACCAGCGGAGGAGTAAGTGGTGCACGTGAAGGTGTGTGTTTTATGGTCGGCGGAGATAAAAAAGCTGTAAAAAAAGTATCTCCAATTCTAAAAGATCTTGCGGTAGTAAACGGATATATATATACCGGAAGTTCCGGTTCGGGTCATTTTGTTAAGTTAGTTCATAATGGAATTGAATTCGGAATGTTACAAGCAATCGGAGAAGGCATGGCACTCTTGAAAAATTTCAGGGAAGAACTTAATATATCTGAAATTCTTGGTGTATGGGGGCATGGCTCAGTTATCCGATCCTGGCTGATCGATCTGATGAAACAGGTTTACGACGACAAAAAAAGTTTCGATTCTGTTCCATCATACATCGAAGATACAGGTGAAGTAAATTGGTTGGTAGCAGATGCTTTGAGAATGGAAATCCCGATTCCGGTCATTGCACAATCTGTTATGCAACTTTTTGCTTCACGTGAAAAAGTTCACATTTCAGATAAAGCAATTGCAATGATGAGAAATGGTTTTGGCGGTCATCCGTTCGGAGAAGATAATGGTATTAAATACGAAAGGAAATTCGGAAAAGTTAGTAATAGTGACCAGTATCTGTATGAAGAAATAAAATGA
- a CDS encoding cyclase family protein, whose amino-acid sequence MTALKFSAHTGTHIDAENHFFSEGEDTLQIPMSRMIGPGDHFPGKR is encoded by the coding sequence GTGACTGCTTTAAAATTCAGCGCTCATACAGGAACTCATATTGATGCAGAAAATCATTTTTTTTCAGAAGGTGAAGATACATTGCAGATACCTATGAGCCGGATGATCGGACCGGGTGACCATTTTCCAGGTAAAAGATGA
- a CDS encoding methyltransferase domain-containing protein, whose translation MDTLYDNIGSGYNLTRQADPFLTERLIHHLKPELNQVYLDIGCGTGNYTIAIAQNGFSFWGIDPSEQMLDLARSRNKKIKWLNGFAEQLPAEDNFFDGIIGTLTIHHWKDLKKAFSEIARTLSENGRIVLFTSTSEQMEGYWLNHYFPKMLKSSILQMPSLHSIEEAIKTTDLKITNTEIYFIEDKLKDHFLYSGKNNPDIYFEETFRNGISSFTSLANSEEVECGLTKLRNDIDNNLFDEIKNRYKSESGDYLFITIRR comes from the coding sequence ATGGATACTTTATACGACAATATCGGATCCGGATACAATTTAACACGACAAGCTGATCCATTTTTAACAGAAAGACTTATTCATCATTTGAAACCTGAATTGAATCAGGTCTATCTTGATATTGGTTGCGGTACGGGAAATTATACAATCGCCATAGCCCAAAATGGTTTTAGTTTCTGGGGTATTGATCCTTCAGAACAAATGCTTGATTTAGCCAGATCCAGAAATAAAAAAATTAAATGGCTGAACGGTTTTGCTGAACAACTCCCTGCAGAAGATAATTTTTTTGATGGAATAATCGGGACCTTGACTATACATCACTGGAAAGATCTTAAAAAAGCATTTTCAGAAATCGCCAGAACACTTTCAGAAAACGGCAGAATTGTTTTGTTTACATCAACGTCCGAACAAATGGAGGGTTATTGGTTAAATCATTACTTCCCGAAAATGCTTAAGTCTTCTATTTTACAGATGCCTTCATTACACAGTATAGAAGAAGCAATTAAAACAACGGATCTTAAAATTACCAATACAGAAATCTACTTTATTGAGGATAAACTTAAAGATCACTTTCTGTATTCCGGAAAAAATAATCCTGATATCTATTTTGAAGAAACATTCCGCAACGGAATTTCATCATTCACTTCACTGGCGAATTCTGAAGAAGTAGAATGCGGCCTCACAAAATTAAGAAATGACATTGACAACAATTTGTTTGATGAAATAAAGAATCGGTATAAAAGCGAATCTGGAGATTATCTATTTATAACAATAAGGAGATAA
- a CDS encoding SDR family oxidoreductase, with product MNRERLKNQIAIITGANSGIGSGIAREMATEGATVIINYPFPKLREEAEKLQDEIRQSGGKANIYQADVSIEDQVKSMFHDVITNEGTVDILVNNAGIQNDAPLIEMTLEQWQAVINVNLTAQFLCSKEAVREFLKRGIQKQTSLSAGKIICISSVHEVIPWAGHANYAASKGGVMMLMKTIAQEYAQHKIRINSIAPGAIRTHINIKAWNTQAAEKELLTLIPYGRIGETEDVGKAAVWLASDESDYINGTTLFIDGGMLLYPGFISNG from the coding sequence ATGAACCGCGAAAGATTAAAAAATCAGATAGCAATTATTACCGGTGCCAATTCAGGAATAGGTTCAGGTATTGCAAGAGAAATGGCAACAGAAGGTGCTACAGTTATAATCAACTATCCGTTTCCAAAATTGCGGGAAGAAGCTGAAAAATTACAAGATGAAATCAGACAGTCAGGAGGTAAAGCAAATATTTATCAGGCCGATGTGAGTATAGAAGATCAGGTAAAGTCTATGTTTCATGACGTGATAACAAATGAAGGGACAGTAGACATTCTTGTAAATAATGCAGGAATTCAGAATGATGCACCATTGATCGAAATGACATTAGAGCAATGGCAAGCAGTTATAAATGTAAATCTTACCGCGCAATTTCTGTGTTCGAAAGAAGCAGTCAGGGAATTTTTAAAGCGTGGCATTCAAAAACAAACATCACTATCTGCCGGAAAAATAATTTGCATCAGTTCTGTACATGAAGTGATACCCTGGGCCGGTCATGCTAATTATGCAGCTTCAAAAGGAGGGGTCATGATGCTGATGAAAACGATAGCACAGGAATATGCACAGCATAAGATCCGCATCAATAGTATTGCTCCCGGCGCCATACGGACTCATATTAATATTAAAGCGTGGAATACTCAGGCTGCAGAAAAGGAATTGCTTACATTAATACCTTATGGACGTATCGGCGAAACCGAAGATGTCGGCAAAGCCGCTGTATGGCTTGCTTCAGATGAAAGCGATTATATAAACGGCACTACCCTCTTCATTGACGGCGGAATGTTACTCTATCCCGGATTTATTTCTAATGGTTGA
- a CDS encoding cyclase family protein translates to MTIFQVKDEHQITLKEIKSFLIRSGDLIIFKTKNSDIDWISEPFNKNYISLDTDAAVYLSEIGISCIGVDYLSVAQFDHAAEVHRTLLEKKILIIEGLILFNVIPGKYEMICLPLKIKDADGAPARVLLKKINIR, encoded by the coding sequence GTGACCATTTTCCAGGTAAAAGATGAGCATCAGATTACTTTAAAGGAAATAAAATCTTTTTTAATACGATCAGGCGATCTAATCATTTTTAAAACAAAAAACTCAGACATTGATTGGATATCAGAACCATTCAATAAAAACTATATCTCACTGGATACCGATGCGGCAGTTTATCTAAGTGAGATCGGTATTAGTTGTATTGGCGTGGATTATCTGTCAGTAGCCCAATTTGATCATGCAGCTGAAGTACACCGTACACTTCTTGAAAAGAAAATACTGATCATTGAGGGATTAATTCTTTTCAATGTTATTCCGGGAAAATATGAAATGATTTGTCTCCCCTTGAAAATTAAAGATGCAGACGGAGCACCTGCACGAGTGCTTCTCAAAAAAATAAATATCAGATGA
- a CDS encoding mechanosensitive ion channel family protein, with product MEEIFLKWTKMAIPWLLTHGVKIILIALGAYILSKLANKSIEKVVRVAVVSDRYLSKQAEEKREDTLIRIFSWTSRIIIMMIAILMILQELGISVGPILAGLGIIGLAVGFGGQYLIRDIISGFFIILENQYRIGDVVNFDGTGGLVEDISLRLTTLRDLDGTVHHVPHGEIKKVANLSKDFARVNLNIGVSYNSKLDHVIQIVNRAGLELSQDSNWKEFIIKAPQFLRVDEFADSSIIIKILGETQALKQWDVTGELRKRIKVAFDKEGIEIPFPQRVVHHPQ from the coding sequence ATGGAAGAAATATTTTTAAAATGGACGAAAATGGCAATTCCATGGTTGTTAACACATGGAGTTAAAATCATATTAATTGCACTTGGAGCATATATTTTGAGTAAACTGGCTAATAAATCAATTGAAAAGGTTGTCAGAGTTGCTGTTGTATCCGACAGATATTTATCAAAGCAAGCTGAAGAGAAACGAGAAGATACACTTATCAGAATTTTTTCCTGGACATCAAGGATAATTATTATGATGATTGCAATCCTGATGATTCTTCAGGAATTAGGTATTTCAGTAGGCCCTATTTTAGCAGGACTAGGTATTATAGGCCTTGCTGTGGGTTTTGGAGGACAATATCTGATCCGTGATATAATTTCCGGATTCTTTATCATACTCGAAAACCAATATCGAATTGGTGATGTGGTGAATTTTGATGGTACAGGAGGGTTGGTAGAAGACATTAGTTTACGTCTGACAACATTAAGAGATCTTGACGGAACAGTGCATCATGTCCCTCATGGAGAGATCAAAAAAGTAGCCAACCTTTCGAAAGATTTTGCACGTGTCAATTTGAATATCGGAGTTTCATATAATTCAAAACTGGACCATGTAATCCAAATTGTAAATAGAGCGGGTTTGGAGTTGTCTCAAGATAGCAACTGGAAAGAATTTATCATTAAAGCACCTCAGTTTTTAAGAGTAGATGAATTTGCGGATTCTTCAATTATTATAAAAATTCTGGGAGAAACACAAGCTCTCAAACAATGGGATGTAACGGGAGAACTTCGTAAAAGAATTAAAGTTGCATTCGATAAAGAAGGAATAGAGATTCCGTTTCCACAAAGAGTTGTTCATCATCCTCAATAA
- a CDS encoding DUF1801 domain-containing protein, whose product MNKEIKSHNDKQSLKDKAICNLLSQTIDKELSKAESKIWHAHPVWFLDENPIVGYSKQKPGIRLMFWSGASFEEEGLNITGKKFKDASIFYTDIEEVKLKDLKRWLKKSKEIQWDYKNIVKRKGKLVKLK is encoded by the coding sequence ATGAATAAAGAAATAAAATCGCACAACGATAAACAATCCTTAAAGGACAAAGCAATTTGTAATTTACTCTCTCAAACGATCGATAAAGAGTTGAGTAAAGCAGAAAGTAAAATCTGGCACGCACACCCTGTATGGTTTTTAGATGAGAATCCGATTGTCGGATATAGTAAACAAAAACCCGGAATCCGACTCATGTTTTGGAGCGGTGCAAGTTTCGAAGAAGAAGGTCTGAATATCACTGGCAAAAAATTTAAGGATGCTTCCATCTTCTATACTGATATCGAAGAGGTCAAATTAAAGGATCTTAAACGCTGGCTGAAAAAATCAAAGGAAATTCAGTGGGATTATAAAAACATAGTAAAAAGAAAAGGCAAGTTAGTAAAGCTGAAATAA
- a CDS encoding glycoside hydrolase family 15 protein, translating into MYSPIENYGIIGDLNTIALVNLNGSIDFMCFPDFDSPTIFAALLDDKKGGRFEIRPQFGEMKTKQLYLPDTNVLLTRFLSAEGVSEITDFMPVEELYEGSELIRRVTNVRGNGNYQMLCQPRLNYALQSHTAEQISANCVLFKSEGEHNISLRLTSSVELFIQDGDVYSEFTLQEKETADFLLEHIVKEHDERKDFKLFITESLFRTINYWKEWVERSQYNGRWREIVNRSALVLKLLTSFKYGSVIAAPTFSLPEYIGGERNWDYRYTWIRDASFTIYALMVLGYTKEAGNFISWIEKLCRDIKGHKSLGIMYSIDGSRQLKEKVLDHFEGYMKSTPVRIGNEAYDQLQLDIYGELMDAVFLYNKHGEQIGYDLWEDLKKQIAWLAENWRRPDEGVWEVRGGKKEFLYSRLMSWVAFDRAIKISEQRSFPVDDNWKRQRDLIYESIFIDFWNEEEKSFVQHKGSSHVDASLLLMPLFRFISPKDPRWLSTLKKIESELVSDSLVYRYKNEFAAYDGMNSREGTFSMCTFWYVECLSRSGQLEKARLYFEKMIGYGNHLGLFSEQLGFDGKHLGNFPQAFTHLGLISAAFNLNKQLNNSRNKNAPESG; encoded by the coding sequence ATGTATTCTCCTATAGAAAATTATGGAATAATAGGTGATCTGAACACAATCGCTTTGGTCAATCTCAATGGATCCATAGATTTTATGTGTTTTCCGGATTTTGATTCGCCAACAATTTTCGCTGCGTTATTGGATGATAAAAAAGGCGGGCGTTTTGAAATTCGTCCACAATTCGGTGAAATGAAGACCAAACAACTTTATCTTCCTGATACCAATGTCTTGCTTACAAGATTTCTATCGGCCGAAGGTGTGAGCGAAATCACAGACTTTATGCCTGTTGAAGAGCTTTATGAAGGCAGTGAACTTATCAGAAGAGTAACAAATGTAAGGGGTAATGGAAATTATCAGATGTTATGTCAACCACGATTGAATTATGCTCTTCAGTCTCATACTGCGGAACAAATTTCTGCGAACTGTGTACTGTTTAAAAGCGAAGGTGAACACAACATTTCGTTACGGCTGACCAGTAGTGTTGAATTATTCATTCAGGATGGAGATGTATATTCAGAATTTACTCTGCAGGAAAAAGAAACCGCCGATTTCCTCCTGGAACATATTGTAAAAGAACATGACGAGCGTAAAGATTTTAAATTATTTATCACAGAAAGTCTATTCCGAACTATCAATTACTGGAAAGAATGGGTAGAACGCTCTCAATACAACGGACGATGGCGAGAAATCGTCAATCGTTCAGCATTGGTTTTAAAACTTCTGACCTCATTTAAATATGGTTCAGTGATTGCTGCACCAACATTCAGCCTTCCGGAATATATTGGGGGCGAACGAAACTGGGATTATCGCTACACATGGATTCGTGATGCCTCCTTTACAATTTATGCTTTGATGGTCCTCGGCTATACTAAGGAAGCGGGAAACTTCATTAGCTGGATTGAAAAATTATGCCGCGACATTAAAGGTCATAAATCACTGGGAATAATGTACTCTATTGATGGGTCAAGACAGCTCAAAGAAAAAGTTCTTGATCACTTCGAAGGCTACATGAAATCCACACCGGTTCGTATCGGGAATGAAGCATATGATCAGCTTCAACTCGACATTTACGGTGAGTTAATGGATGCCGTTTTTCTGTATAATAAACATGGCGAACAGATCGGCTATGATTTATGGGAAGATCTGAAAAAACAAATCGCATGGTTGGCAGAAAATTGGAGAAGACCTGATGAAGGTGTATGGGAAGTAAGAGGCGGAAAAAAAGAATTTTTATATTCCAGATTAATGAGTTGGGTGGCTTTTGACAGAGCAATAAAAATTTCAGAACAAAGATCCTTTCCTGTCGATGACAACTGGAAAAGACAACGTGATCTGATCTACGAAAGTATCTTCATTGATTTCTGGAATGAGGAAGAAAAATCATTTGTTCAGCATAAAGGTTCATCACATGTTGATGCATCCTTATTACTGATGCCTCTCTTCCGGTTCATCAGTCCGAAAGACCCTCGCTGGCTTTCAACACTAAAGAAAATAGAAAGTGAGTTGGTTTCCGACTCATTGGTATATAGATATAAAAACGAATTTGCAGCTTACGATGGAATGAATAGCCGTGAAGGAACATTTTCAATGTGCACTTTCTGGTATGTTGAGTGCTTGTCCCGATCCGGTCAACTTGAAAAAGCGCGGTTGTATTTTGAGAAGATGATCGGATATGGAAATCATTTGGGTTTGTTTTCAGAGCAACTTGGATTTGACGGGAAACATCTGGGAAATTTCCCGCAAGCCTTTACACATCTGGGTTTGATCAGTGCTGCTTTCAATCTTAATAAACAGTTGAATAATAGCCGGAATAAAAACGCTCCTGAAAGCGGCTGA